The Muntiacus reevesi chromosome 7, mMunRee1.1, whole genome shotgun sequence genome includes a region encoding these proteins:
- the ZFHX2 gene encoding zinc finger homeobox protein 2 isoform X2 encodes MALLSFLEPKPPARPLERPLDNSSTVNTEANAAQMEDGPPAAEAQAPVPPVEDVMALSPTSPQTTPATWDPSPTQAKESPTSAGGAGSDWFPEGHEEDGGLCPPLNQSSPTSKEGGTLPALGGSPEDPGDPAQPYRLADDYSLAPAAFQGLSLSSHMSLLHSRNSCKTLKCPKCNWHYKYQQTLDVHMREKHPESNSHCSYCSAGGAHPRLARGESYNCGYKPYRCEVCNYSTTTKGNLSIHMQSDKHLANLQGFQAGPGGQGSPQEAAVPPPAGDKEPKTKSSWQCKVCSYETNISRNLRIHMTSEKHLQNVLMLHQGLPLGLPPGLVGPSPPPQAGAAPATPPDLFQYFGPQALGQPQAPLPGPGLRPDKPLEAQLLLNGFHHLGAPARKFPAPAPGSPSPDTHLPQSQLLGALSDGLPTSPPPDDSPSLKVFRCLVCQAFSTDSLELLLYHCSVGRSLPEAEWKEVAGDTHRCKLCCYGTQLKANFQLHLKTDKHAQKYQLAAHLREGGGAVGTPSPAPLGDGAPYGSVPTLHLRCNICDFESNSKEKMQLHARGAAHEENSQIYKFLLEMEGTATAAGPEPGLFRCLLCAWETPSRLAVLQHLRAPAHRDAQAQRRLQLLQSGPAADEGLPALQSILSFSHGQLRPHGKTPVTLLAGPPTPEKDAQNKTEQLVSEEAENKTGPPGDSANQTTVFCCPYCSFLSPESEQVRAHALSQHAVQPTFRCPLCQEQLVGRPALHFHLSHLHNVVPECVERLLLVATTVEMTLMTKVLPGPALSPLGDGPEPSSPAPEPAPSRAQAAEGAHLTPEASPDPVPEPPPPSVEAPDKPTGSPDQPPSPAQSPASRPDAQAEEVAPPPAMAEEEEGAGGEPRPADPAPADSRHPLTYRKTTNFALDKFLDPARPYKCTVCKESFTQKNILLVHYNSVSHLHKMKKAAIDPSCPAREAGTTPATAAATDKPFKCTVCRVSYNQSSTLEIHMRSVLHQTRSRGAKTDAKAEGPERGPEEPKEGETEGEAGPEKKGPEPSSFLSGLPFLSPPPPPLDLHRFPAPLFTPPVLPPFPLMPESLLKLQQQQLLLPFYLHDLKVGPKLALAGPAPLLSLPAAAPPPPPPPPNAELAEQEWERPPTTEEGAEAGPPSPPHPMPNEAARTAAKALLENFGFELVIQYNEGKQAVPPPPTPPPPEALGGGDKLACRACGKLFSNMLILKTHEEHVHRRFLPFEALSRYAAQFRKSYDSLYPPPAESPKLPDGPLDSPAPQLGPPFLVPEPEAGGARPPEERGRAGGRWPPEEDEGARGNLPPLVPAGRRFSRTKFTEFQTQALQSFFETSAYPKDGEVEQLASLLGLASRVVVVWFQNARQKARKNASDGGPVPSGGGTGGVSGCRRCHTTFSCVFDLVRHLKKCYDDQPADEEEEAERGEEEEEVEDDAEEEQGPEPPAGPEGPPPEPPDREELSQPEATKPEGKEPEGRAPPSPPPAHTCDQCALSFPSQDLLASHRRLHFLPPVQPGAAPHLLDLPVLVFGERNPLVAGTPSVPGPPLKRKHEDGSLSPTGSEAGVGGEGEPPRDKRLRTTILPEQLEILYRWYMQDSNPTRKMLDCISEEVGLKKRVVQVWFQNTRARERKGQFRSTPGGVPNPTVKPPVTPSPAPFPKFNLLLGKADDGAGKEAPKKDAPALPYPTVTPAAGPLPFLPPGKEAPALTPEPPLPLPAPPPPCEDEGPEEPSKASPESEACSPSAGDLSDSSASSLAEPESPGAGGTSGGPGGGGGVPDGMGQRRYRTQMSSLQLKIMKACYEAYRTPTMQECEVLGEEIGLPKRVIQVWFQNARAKEKKAKLQGAAVGGAGGSSEGPLAAQRTDCPYCDVKYDFYVSCRGHLFSRQHLAKLKEAVRAQLKSESKCYDLAPAPEAPPAPKAPPATPASVPLGAAPALPRLAPVLLSGPALAHQPPLGSLAPFSSGPAASSGLLGLATSVLPATTVVQTAGPGCPLPQRPVPDQTKPSPAGATDSAPGPPPEPPGDKVSGERKPVAAPTNSSTDALKNLKALKATVPALLGGQFLPFPLPPAGAATPPAVFGPQLPGAYFQQLYGMKKGLFPMNPVIPQTLIGLLPNALLQSPTQAPEPTAIAPPKPPEMPAPREGEAGEADELLTGSPGISTVDVTHRYLCRQCKMAFDGEAPATAHQRSFCFFGRGSGGSVPPPLRVPVCTYHCLACEVLLSGREALASHLRSSAHRRKAAPPPGAPPGMASNAAAAATAAVAFAKEEARLPHTDSNPKTTTTSTLLAL; translated from the exons ATGGCCCTGCTGAGCTTCCTGGAACCAAAACCGCCTGCTCGCCCTTTAGAGAGACCCCTTGACAACAGCAGCACCGTGAACACGGAAGCCAATGCAGCCCAGATGGAGGACGGGCCCCCTGCGGCAGAAGCCCAGGCCCCCGTCCCGCCCGTGGAAGACGTCATGGCCCTCAGCCCAACCTCCCCCCAGACCACCCCAGCCACCTGGGACCCCAGCCCAACCCAAGCCAAAGAATCGCCAACATCGGCAGGCGGGGCGGGGTCAGATTGGTTCCCTGAGGGGCATGAGGAGGATGGCGGGCTCTGCCCCCCACTCAACCAAAGCTCACCCACCTCCAAGGAGGGGGGCACTCTCCCTGCCCTGGGGGGCTCCCCTGAAGACCCCGGCGACCCGGCCCAGCCCTATCGTTTGGCTGATGACTACAGCCTGGCCCCGGCAGCCTTCCAGGGCCTCAGCCTGTCCAGCCACATGTCTCTGCTGCACTCACGCAACTCTTGTAAGACGCTGAAGTGTCCCAAGTGCAACTGGCACTACAAGTACCAGCAGACGCTGGACGTGCACATGCGGGAGAAGCACCCTGAGAGCAACAGCCACTGCAGCTACTGTAGTGCAGGGGGTGCCCACCCCCGCCTCGCCCGCGGAGAGAGCTACAACTGCGGCTACAAGCCCTACCGCTGCGAGGTCTGCAACTactccaccaccaccaagggCAACCTCAGCATCCACATGCAGTCTGACAAGCACCTGGCCAACCTGCAGGGCTTCCAGGCCGGGCCCGGGGGCCAGGGGAGCCCCCAGGAAGCCGCGGTCCCGCCCCCTGCAGGGGACAAGGAGCCCAAGACCAAGTCGTCCTGGCAGTGCAAGGTGTGCAGCTACGAGACCAACATCTCCCGCAACCTGCGCATCCACATGACCTCTGAGAAGCACCTGCAGAACGTCCTCATGCTCCACCAGGGGCTGCCGCTGGGCCTGCCGCCCGGGCTGGTGGggcccagcccccctccccaggcgGGGGCTGCCCCTGCCACCCCCCCTGACCTCTTTCAGTACTTTGGGCCGCAGGCCCTAGGGCAGCCTCAGGCTCCCTTGCCTGGCCCTGGGCTGAGGCCAGACAAGCCCCTGGAAGCCCAGCTGCTTCTCAACGGCTTCCACCACCTCGGAGCACCTGCCCGCAAGTTCCCTGCACCTG CCCCTGGAAGCCCTTCCCCAGACACCCACCTGCCTCAGAGTCAGCTCCTGGGAGCCTTGTCTGACGGGCTGCCCACCTCGCCGCCCCCAGACGACAGCCCGTCCCTGAAGGTGTTCCGCTGCCTGGTGTGCCAGGCCTTCAGCACAGACAGCCTGGAGCTGCTGCTCTACCACTGCAGCGTGGGCCGGAGCCTCCCGGAGGCCGAGTGGAAGGAGGTGGCCGGTGACACCCACCGCTGCAAGCTCTGCTGCTACGGCACCCAGCTCAAGGCCAACTTCCAGCTCCACCTCAAGACTGACAAACATGCCCAGAAGTACCAACTGGCAGCCCACCtgagggaggggggcggggccgtgggcaccccctccccagcacccctgGGAGACGGGGCTCCTTATGGCTCTGTCCCCACCTTGCACCTGCGCTGCAACATCTGCGACTTTGAGTCCAACAGCAAGGAGAAGATGCAGCTGCATGCCCGGGGGGCGGCCCATGAAGAGAACAGCCAGATCTATAAG TTTCTGCTGGAGATGGAGGGGACCGCGACGGCGGCGGGGCCAGAACCGGGGCTGTTCCGCTGCCTGCTGTGCGCCTGGGAGACACCCTCCCGCCTCGCGGTGCTGCAGCACCTGCGGGCACCTGCCCACCGTGACGCCCAGGCCCAGCGGCGCCTGCAGCTGCTACAGAGTGGCCCCGCGGCTGACGAGGGGCTCCCGGCTCTTCAGAGCATCCTGAGCTTCAGCCATGGGCAGCTCCGGCCTCATG GGAAGACTCCTGTCACCCTCTTAGCTGGGCCACCCACCCCTGAGAAAGATGCCCAGAATAAGACAGAACAGTTGG tttctgaagaggcagagaaCAAGACTGGCCCTCCTGGAGACAGTGCCAACCAGACCACG GTATTCTGCTGTCCATACTGCAGTTTCCTGAGTCCGGAGTCCGAGCAGGTGAGGGCTCACGCGCTCTCCCAGCACGCAGTGCAGCCGACGTTCAGGTGCCCGCTATGCCAGGAGCAGCTGGTGGGCCGGCCTGCCCTGCACTTCCACCTCAGCCACCTCCATAACGTGGTGCCCGAGTGTGTGGAGAGGCTGCTGCTCGTG GCCACAACCGTAGAGATGACCTTGATGACCAAAGTGCTGCCCGGGCCTGCTCTAAGCCCTCTGGGGGATGGCCCAGAGCCCTCCTCTCCCGCACCAGAGCCTGCGCCCAGCAGAGCCCAAGCCGCAG AAGGCGCTCACCTGACCCCAGAAGCCAGTCCCGATCCTGTTCCTGAGCCTCCCCCACCCTCAGTTGAGGCCCCAGACAAGCCCACGGGAAGCCCTGACCAGCCCCCATCTCCAGCCCAGTCTCCAGCCTCTCGTCCTGATGCCCAAGCTGAGGAAGTAGCGCCTCCACCTGCCATGgctgaggaggaagagggggcTGGTGGAGAGCCCCGCCCTGCAGACCCCGCTCCGGCTGACTCTCGGCACCCTCTGACCTATCGGAAGACCACCAACTTTGCCCTGGACAAGTTCCTTGACCCTGCTCGGCCCTACAAGTGCACTGTGTGTAAGGAGTCCTTCACGCAGAAGAACATTCTCCTGGTCCATTATAACTCGGTCTCCCACCTGCACAAGATGAAGAAGGCTGCCATTGACCCCTCCTGCCCAGCACGGGAAGCTGGTACCACGCCTGCCACCGCCGCTGCCACAGACAAGCCCTTCAAGTGCACCGTCTGCCGGGTCTCCTACAACCAGAGCTCCACCCTGGAGATTCACATGCGCTCCGTCCTGCACCAGACTCGCTCCAGGGGAGCCAAGACTGATGCCAAGGCTGAGGGGCCAGAGCGAGGCCCAGAAGAGCCCAAGGAAGGCGAGACTGAGGGGGAGGCAGGCCCTGAGAAGAAAGGCCCCGAGCCCAGCAGCTTCCTATCTGGACTGCccttcctgtcccctcccccgcctcccttGGACCTGCACCGATTCCCAGCCCCCCTCTTCACCCCCCCAgtcctgcccccattccctctCATGCCCGAGTCACTGCTTAagctccagcagcagcagctgctcctgCCATTCTACCTCCACGACCTCAAGGTAGGGCCCAAGCTAGCACTGGCTGGGCCTGCACCGCTGCTGTCCCTGCCGGCTgccgcccctcctcccccacccccgcctccgaACGCCGAGCTGGCTGAGCAAGAGTGGGAGCGGCCCCCTACGACAGAAGAGGGGGCTGAGGCAGGGCCCCCCTCACCCCCGCACCCAATGCCCAACGAGGCAGCCCGTACTGCAGCCAAAGCCCTTCTAGAAAACTTTGGGTTTGAGCTGGTGATCCAGTACAACGAGGGAAAGCAGGCTgtgcccccacccccgaccccgcCCCCGCCAGAGGCCCTGGGGGGCGGGGACAAGTTGGCTTGCAGGGCCTGTGGGAAACTCTTCTCCAATATGCTTATCCTCAAGACACATGAGGAGCACGTGCACCGCCGCTTTCTGCCCTTTGAGGCCCTGAGCAGATATGCTGCTCAGTTTCGAAAGAGCTATGATAGCCTCTACCCACCCCCTGCGGAGTCCCCCAAACTGCCTGACGGGCCCCTGGATTCCCCTGCTCCCCAACTGGGCCCACCTTTCCTGGTCCCAGAGCCTGAGGCAGGGGGGGCCCGTCCCCCTGAGGAGCGAGGTCGGGCAGGAGGACGCTGGCCCCCAGAGGAGGATGAAGGCGCCAGAGGGAATCTTCCTCCCCTGGTGCCTGCAGGCCGCCGCTTCTCCAGAACCAAGTTCACAGAGTTTCAGACCCAAGCCCTGCAGTCTTTCTTTGAGACCAGTGCCTACCCCAAGGATGGCGAGGTGGAACAGCTCGCAAGCCTCTTGGGCCTGGCTAGCCGCGTGGTGGTGGTGTGGTTCCAGAACGCCCGCCAGAAAGCTCGTAAAAATGCCAGTGATGGTGGGCCTGTGCCCAGTGGAGGAGGCACCGGGGGAGTCTCCGGCTGCAGGCGCTGTCACACCACCTTCTCCTGTGTTTTTGACTTGGTGCGGCACCTCAAGAAATGCTATGACGACCAGCCTGCTGAcgaggaggaagaggcagagagaggggaagaggaggaagaggtggaGGATGACGCAGAGGAGGAACAGGGCCCGGAGCCCCCAGCAGGGCCTGAGGGCCCACCACCAGAACCCCCAGACAGGGAGGAGCTGAGCCAGCCAGAGGCCACAAAGCCAGAGGGCAAAGAGCCCGAAGGCAGGGCCCCTCCCTCGCCTCCCCCAGCCCACACCTGTGACCAGTGTGCCCTGTCTTTCCCCAGCCAGGACCTCCTGGCCAGCCACCGCCGGCTCCACTTCCTGCCACCCGTGCAGCCCGGCGCTGCCCCCCACCTCCTAGACCTGCCCGTGCTGGTGTTTGGGGAGCGAAACCCCCTGGTGGCAGGCACTCCGTCAGTGCCAGGGCCACCCCTAAAACGGAAGCACGAGGACGGCAGCCTGTCCCCCACGGGCAGTGaagcgggggtgggtggggagggcgaGCCCCCCAGGGATAAGCGCCTGCGCACCACCATCCTGCCCGAGCAGCTGGAGATCCTGTACCGCTGGTACATGCAGGACTCCAATCCCACACGCAAGATGCTCGACTGCATCTCTGAGGAGGTGGGACTCAAGAAGCGAGTGGTGCAGGTCTGGTTCCAGAACACCAGGGCCCGGGAGCGGAAGGGCCAGTTTCGAAGCACCCCTGGGGGAGTGCCCAATCCGACAGTCAAGCCCCCTGTTACACCCAGCCCTGCACCCTTCCCCAAGTTCAACCTCTTGCTGGGCAAGGCAGATGACGGGGCTGGGAAGGAGGCCCCTAAGAAGGATGCACCTGCTCTTCCCTACCCCACGGTCACCCCGGCTGCTGGACCCTTGCCTTTCCTGCCACCTGGGAAAGAGGCCCCCGCTCTGACACCAGAGCCACCTCTACCTCTCCCAGCTCCCCCTCCACCCTGTGAGGACGAGGGCCCAGAGGAGCCATCAAAAGCTTCTCCAGAGAGTGAGGCTTGCAGTCCGTCAGCAGGGGATTTAAGTGATTCGTCAGCTTCCAGTCTGGCCGAACCGGAGTCCCCTGGGGCTGGAGGAACCAGTGGGggcccagggggtgggggtggggttccaGATGGGATGGGGCAGCGGCGCTACAGAACCCAGATGAGCAGCCTGCAGCTGAAGATCATGAAAGCCTGCTATGAAGCCTACCGCACCCCAACCATGCAGGAGTGTGAGGTGCTGGGCGAGGAGATTGGGCTGCCCAAGAGAGTCATCCAGGTCTGGTTCCAGAATGCTCGCGCCAAGGAGAAGAAGGCCAAGCTCCAAGGGGCAGCAgttggtggggctgggggcagcagtGAGGGCCCCTTGGCAGCCCAGCGCACTGACTGCCCCTACTGTGACGTCAAATATGACTTCTATGTCTCCTGCCGAGGCCATCTCTTTTCCCGCCAGCACCTGGCCAAGCTCAAGGAGGCAGTCCGAGCCCAGCTGAAGAGTGAAAGCAAGTGCTACGACTTGGCGCCAGCACCCGAGGCACCCCCAGCTCCCAAGGCTCCGCCCGCCACACCTGCCTCTGTGCCCCTCGGGGCTGCCCCGGCCCTGCCTCGCCTGGCCCCGGTCCTCCTGTCTGGCCCAGCTCTGGCCCACCAGCCCCCACTGGGCAGCCTAGCTCCTTTCAGTTCAG GCCCTGCAGCCTCCTCAGGCCTCCTTGGCCTCGCCACTTCGGTCCTACCTGCTACCACAGTGGTCCAGACTGCTGGCCCAGGCTGCCCTTTACCTCAGAGACCAGTTCCCGACCAAACCAAGCCCTCTCCGGCAGGCGCCACTGACTCTGCCCCGGGCCCACCCCCCGAGCCCCCTGGGGACAAGGTCTCTGGTGAGCGAAAGCCAGTCGCAGCCCCCACCAACTCCTCCACTGACGCCCTCAAGAACCTCAAAGCATTGAAGGCCACTGTCCCAGCCCTGCTGGGGGGCCAGTTCCTGCCCTTTCCATTGCCTCCTGCAGGGGCTGCCACACCGCCAGCGGTCTTTGGCCCCCAGCTGCCGGGGGCCTACTTCCAGCAGCTCTATGGCATGAAGAAGGGGCTGTTCCCCATGAACCCGGTGATACCTCAGACCCTCATCGGACTGCTCCCCAACGCCCTCCTCCAGTCACCGACCCAGGCCCCTGAGCCCACAGCCATCGCGCCTCCGAAGCCACCCGAAATGCCTGCTCCCagggagggggaggctggggaggccGACGAGCTGCTGACGGGCAGCCCTGGCATCTCCACCGTGGATGTAACCCATCGCTACCTGTGCCGCCAGTGCAAGATGGCATTTGACGGGGAGGCGCCGGCCACTGCTCACCAGAGATCCTTCTGCTTCTTTGGGCGGGGCTCTGGGGGCTCCGTGCCCCCGCCGCTGCGGGTGCCCGTCTGTACCTACCACTGCCTGGCATGTGAGGTGCTGCTGAGTGGGCGAGAGGCCCTAGCCTCGCACCTGCGCTCCTCGGCCCACAGGCGCAAGGCGGCCCCGCCGCCAGGGGCCCCACCCGGCATGGCCAGCAACGCTGCCGCTGCCGCCACGGCTGCGGTGGCTTTTGCCAAAGAGGAAGCAAGATTACCTCACACGGACTCCAACCCCAAAACGACTACTACCTCTACACTTCTAGCTTTATAA